taaaatttcataatatgccttattaaaatctttcaaCTATATCTTACCTCAGCATTACTATAATCACTTAGTAACTTAACAATCACATTTGCTTCTGTAATCATGTCAGGTGTCCGGTCAGGTTCAGGAGATATTGGATATAATTCACTAATCAATTGCAAACATCTACACTTCACTTGGTGACTTGTATCTTTAAGATTTTCTTTAGCAACAGCAACCAAACGTTGCATTAACGTCTTATCATCTGACAGCTTACAACCAAGTTTTAGTAATGTGCCTAATCCCTGAGCTATAACCTgcaaaataagtaatatacaaataagagttgctggccttttttatagatcaaaatttcattaagttatttttttcacaATTATGACACTGCCTTAAGTTTTATACTATGGGTTCcacttgtaaatttttaacatatcTTACCTTATGTGAAGTTTCATTCTTTATCAAATGTATAGTTTCATCAACTAAGTGATTTAAATTAGCACCAGGGCATTCTAACCCAATATCACAGAAGagccataatattttaacgcGCACCGCTGACTCCTCCTCTGATTGAAAGTGCTCTGAAAGTTTCTTAATAGCTTCTTCTACATCAGATTCTTGAAACTGAAGACAGTCTGATATACGTAATAGTAACTGAAGAGCTTCGTCACTCGATTTACATTTTTCTAAAAGACCAACAAATGCTGCGGCTGAACTCCCAATCAAAGGTTTTTTTGCTAAGTGGAGTTTTTTTGACGAGGGACCATCCTGAAATTGTATATTCTCTGTAGTATTAGGACTTCAATTTCGcgtaaagatattattttattatggttCTTTAAGtgtccattttaatattaataaatttactacttgtttgttattttatatatcaattttcgAGTTGCTTACCTGATAGGACTTATTATACTCAGCTAATGCCCTTTTCTTGAGGACAGCTGCCATTTCAATAACCGAGATACGACTACGTATATAGTGATTAATTcaacagtttatttatatgtcttaGTTACTTTTGATTTCATTGAATTTatgttatgaaatattattttatttgcaaacAATACGACTTTTGAGTATTGACATGACTTTGATTTTTGACTTACTAAAGACTTGCAATTGTCAACGTTTGGCTTATGACAAACGCGATggcaataaacaaaaaacattatttgacAATTTTCTTCTATTGTCAATTTTCTGGTAACAAGTTAGCAATTTCCTGCAAATTCAACttgtacaattattttgtaatagattaatacataatttaaaagcttCGGATTATGTTGAtagaaatgttataaaatgattATCGAAAACGACGAAGAAAGTTAACGACGttagtattaagtttttaattatgttatctATTCACATtttgctaaataaataatttttttttcacatattTCATGTACTATGCCCCTGAAAATTAATCTAATTGCACTCTAATTACTacaaattattcgaatttaaGAAGACGATTAATTCGACTGCAAGAAGTaagtaaacttattttttcataaatatataaacactgCAAAATCCACttaaaaggaaataatatCATAACCCCAAATCTCTAATTctactattaaattattttacagatgATGAGTATGGGAAAATAATGTCATCACAGGGAGGACAATGTCTGAAGACTTCTTTAGAACATAGCCGCCTAAATGAGGGAAGTGTGGCTGTCGGGATGCCCAAACAAGCTTTTTCTCAACATTGGAAGGAGTTTGTTTGTGGTGGTGGTTCAGCATTCTGCAATATTCTTATCAGCTATcctcttaataaattaatttttagacAGGTATgtttaaaatcttataatattttatatatttgcaagtataaaaactatacaattttcaagatttaatttaattaagttctaTTGAATTTAGCAATTTCCTTAAGTTAGAcgagtttaaatatattttcttaaatggaTATAAATGGTAATTATCTGGATTATTTAACAGCAGTTGCACATAATATCCCACTGGATATTTAAGTATAAACTTTCCTCTATaggaatataatttaaacatattaatttattgcatGTTTGTGTTGCAGATGATGCATGGTGTAGAAGCAACATTTGCCTTAAACCAGTTGCAAAAGGAAGGCCTTGGATATCTGTATCGGGGTATGCTACCTCCATTATTGCAGAGGTCAATATCTATGTCTCTAATGTTTGGTGTGTATGATGAATGTTTGGAACCACTTTTAGATAGAAAAATTAATCCGTACATTTCTAAAACTGTTGCTGGTGTTGTGGCTGGATGTTTCGAAGCGACATTGATGCCATTTGAAAGATTACAAACGTTGCTGATTCACCCCAAgtatcataataaatttaggaACTCAGCTCATGCGTTTAGCCAGATATCTAAGTTTTATGGTATCAAAGAGTTTTATAGAGGATATGTACCAATACTGTTGCGAAATGGTCCATCAAATGCgctttttttcataataagaGATGAAATAAAGATCAGATTGCCAAAGCAAGAGAGTATGGTATATGAGGGCctacaaaattttatagctGGTGCATCAATTGGAGCTTTTCTTAGCACATTGTTTTATCCATTAAATGTGATAAAAATTGGAATGCAGTGTGAGTTGGGTGGGCCCCACAGAACAATCttgtatgaatttaattatattttacggaAGCGAGGGTCTAAGTTTGGAAATTTCTACCATGGTGTTGTACTCAACATAACCCGTGCATTTCTCAGTTGGGGCATTATAAATGCATCCTACGAAGTTTttaggaaaatattatattcctagtcatatttattttgtttttgttattgttatgtatGGGCtctgtgtaaataaatattatattctcaATATGTTATAAGATTAATCCTAGTGAAGCATTTATAACAGCAAGAATGTGTACCTAAGATTCtgatgattatttattattggagAATCAttgtaattatgtatgtaatacaaaaattacaatttactttttaaaagaCATTGTTTTACTGTCACAACTTTTTGCCATAGTACAAGAAATAGagaaatagattaaaaataaaatctgctTGAAATTACTGTGTTTTATTGACTTGCAGAGTAAATTTTACGGTAAGTGAAATTTTTGATTGAGTCAgtgtagttttaaaataatgaattacaaTGAGAACAATTTTTTCTTGGGCGATTCAAGTGTTGTATATCTTTAacgaaattgtttttattggtaagaataataaatgattaagcGCATAACGTGATTAAAATCTAATCAATGCCTATCTAAATAATTTGTGTAGAATAATCGGGATTGATTTCATAATATTCAGCAGAGCCATAGAAAATGTGTGTAATTTGACATGATATATTgcgatattattaatttgtatgaagtCCTACAACAATTTCCGACGCCTGTCACATGGTGAAAGTTGCGTAACTAGATATAACGATAGGTACATACACTATTGCTTGAAAATCGcctttaactaaataataaataaaatacgtatataggaattttaaaacaagaccagggttgttttaatttttagattcGCAAAGGCCACAATTTCGCGACGACTACAGATACGAGAAAGTATTTAAAGTATTCTACAAACTCCATACCGAGGCCGTGAATTGGTACCAGGCTCGCATACGTTGTGAGGCGGAGGGTTCTCAGCTAATCGTACCACATTCCTTGGACGAAGCGGATAGTATACCGCTCCTGATAGCTCCGATACTGACAAAATATGAAGGAGTGTATATTGGAATACATGATTTATACTCGGAACGATCTTTCGTTACTATAAAAGGTATAGTTACTGATAACAGTAGTtcatttttactaatattataaagctgAAGAGTTGTTTTGTTTACATCAGGTACTGTGTAGCcgtgttaaatattaatatgaaaattattcgtaaatattttt
This region of Pieris brassicae chromosome 13, ilPieBrab1.1, whole genome shotgun sequence genomic DNA includes:
- the LOC123717908 gene encoding mitochondrial nicotinamide adenine dinucleotide transporter SLC25A51 isoform X1 codes for the protein MSSQGGQCLKTSLEHSRLNEGSVAVGMPKQAFSQHWKEFVCGGGSAFCNILISYPLNKLIFRQMMHGVEATFALNQLQKEGLGYLYRGMLPPLLQRSISMSLMFGVYDECLEPLLDRKINPYISKTVAGVVAGCFEATLMPFERLQTLLIHPKYHNKFRNSAHAFSQISKFYGIKEFYRGYVPILLRNGPSNALFFIIRDEIKIRLPKQESMVYEGLQNFIAGASIGAFLSTLFYPLNVIKIGMQCELGGPHRTILYEFNYILRKRGSKFGNFYHGVVLNITRAFLSWGIINASYEVFRKILYS
- the LOC123717908 gene encoding mitochondrial nicotinamide adenine dinucleotide transporter SLC25A51 isoform X2, yielding MPKQAFSQHWKEFVCGGGSAFCNILISYPLNKLIFRQMMHGVEATFALNQLQKEGLGYLYRGMLPPLLQRSISMSLMFGVYDECLEPLLDRKINPYISKTVAGVVAGCFEATLMPFERLQTLLIHPKYHNKFRNSAHAFSQISKFYGIKEFYRGYVPILLRNGPSNALFFIIRDEIKIRLPKQESMVYEGLQNFIAGASIGAFLSTLFYPLNVIKIGMQCELGGPHRTILYEFNYILRKRGSKFGNFYHGVVLNITRAFLSWGIINASYEVFRKILYS